The sequence below is a genomic window from Desulfobulbus oligotrophicus.
GCATTTGCCAAGCCGGATACATCTCCGGAAATAAAAGATATTATTGTTACCACTTCAGAAACAGACCTGCTCCTGTTTGCCACTGTTAAAAATGGGTTCACCCAAAGAATGCTTGAAGATCTCAACAATGGTATTCCCATTGACTTCATTTACCAGATGGAACTGATTATGACCGGTAATCGATTCCTGAATACCACTTTGATGGAAGCAACCATTACCCACACCTTACAGTACGACCAGGAGAACAAGAGATATCACGTTACTTTTTCTGAGAAAAACGACAAAAGTTTTGTCACAGATGATCTCTCCCGGGCCAAACAGTTAATGGCCGAACTGAACGGTGTAAAGATCATCCCCCTGTCTCAACTGGTTCCTGACGCACCCTATGCCATCCACTTTAAGGTAACCTTAAAAAAAGGCGCACTCCCTTTGGGTATGCACCGTTTTCTGCCCTTCTCCTCCCTCTGGAATTTTGAAACCGACTGGCGAACCATCGAGTTCAGATACTGATATCCGGTACTAGAGATGCTCACCGCTGATCAGAAAAAAAAGAAACAGCGGCTTGTCCGGCTTGTTATTGTTTTTTGTATTCTCCTGATACCGCTCCTGGGATACGTGCAACGCGGCCTGTTGACCGGGCAGTTCAACCTCCCAATCTCCAGCACTATACTGATCT
It includes:
- a CDS encoding DUF4390 domain-containing protein, translating into MKHVAVRLVTLHFLILLFLASSAFAKPDTSPEIKDIIVTTSETDLLLFATVKNGFTQRMLEDLNNGIPIDFIYQMELIMTGNRFLNTTLMEATITHTLQYDQENKRYHVTFSEKNDKSFVTDDLSRAKQLMAELNGVKIIPLSQLVPDAPYAIHFKVTLKKGALPLGMHRFLPFSSLWNFETDWRTIEFRY